Proteins from one Deinococcus sedimenti genomic window:
- a CDS encoding glycosyltransferase family 9 protein: MLLQVFDGVLGLLVPAARPGRRVLLIRTDEIGDYVVHRQALLDLQAYFVSRGQQVDFLCLGLLSSLAQADQLGEQVLILDKRRYSNDWRYRARLFVQLRRAGYGAVVQTRQDKIATVEDALTFAVHAPLRIGWEGSPVSLYGLLSRPLYHLSFTRPAVRQVADVGQPQRHEFDFSRVLSAFAGASHPAVLRPSAATPASELPLPARYAVVFPTAGWPGREWPAPRFAQIAERLWSRHGLDVVLCAAGPLPHLAGPLRDALGSHLSDLSGQTSVPQLAQIIAGAEIVITNETSATHFAASNAVPCVTVLGGGHFGRFMPYPLDAQEARLSRAVYHPMPCFQCDWACQFPRDPDAPVRCIDLIDVDTVWQTVEAVLREGGDARD, encoded by the coding sequence TTGCTGCTGCAGGTCTTCGACGGTGTCTTGGGGCTGCTCGTTCCCGCCGCTCGGCCTGGGCGGCGAGTGCTGCTGATCCGGACCGACGAGATCGGCGACTACGTGGTGCACCGACAGGCGCTCCTGGATCTGCAGGCGTATTTCGTCTCGCGTGGACAGCAGGTCGACTTTCTGTGTCTGGGGCTGTTGTCCAGCCTGGCGCAGGCCGATCAGCTCGGCGAGCAGGTGCTGATTTTGGATAAACGCCGTTACAGCAACGACTGGCGCTACCGGGCCCGGCTGTTCGTACAGCTGCGCCGTGCCGGCTACGGCGCTGTGGTCCAGACGCGCCAGGACAAGATTGCCACCGTCGAAGACGCCCTGACGTTCGCAGTGCACGCGCCGCTGCGCATCGGATGGGAGGGCAGTCCGGTCTCACTGTACGGGCTGCTGAGCCGTCCGCTCTATCACCTGAGCTTCACCCGCCCAGCGGTCAGGCAGGTGGCGGACGTCGGCCAGCCGCAGCGGCACGAATTTGATTTCAGTCGGGTGCTGTCTGCCTTCGCGGGTGCGTCGCATCCAGCCGTACTGCGTCCCTCAGCGGCCACACCCGCGTCTGAACTACCACTGCCTGCGCGTTACGCGGTGGTGTTTCCCACGGCCGGCTGGCCGGGCCGCGAGTGGCCGGCACCGCGCTTCGCGCAGATCGCTGAGCGGCTCTGGTCACGCCATGGCCTAGACGTGGTGCTCTGCGCCGCCGGGCCGCTCCCACATCTCGCCGGGCCGCTTAGGGACGCGCTCGGATCACACCTCTCCGATCTGAGTGGACAGACGAGTGTGCCGCAACTCGCCCAGATCATCGCCGGGGCCGAGATCGTGATCACCAATGAAACCAGTGCCACTCATTTCGCCGCGTCCAACGCCGTGCCGTGCGTTACGGTGCTTGGCGGCGGTCACTTCGGCCGGTTTATGCCTTATCCGCTCGACGCTCAGGAAGCGCGCCTGAGCCGCGCGGTGTATCACCCAATGCCCTGCTTTCAGTGTGATTGGGCCTGCCAGTTTCCCCGCGACCCGGACGCGCCGGTGCGCTGCATCGACCTTATCGATGTCGACACCGTGTGGCAGACGGTGGAAGCCGTCCTGAGAGAAGGCGGCGACGCCCGTGACTGA
- a CDS encoding UDP-glucuronic acid decarboxylase family protein produces MTDTPVPSTATSAPLRILITGSAGFVGSHLVERFLNEGHSVIGVDNYISGQVSNTDLFVGHPRFTFIEADVSHGIPYEGETLDWVMHFASPASPPHYQQFPVETLMVGAQGTQNGLELAHAHGAGFFLASTSEVYGDPHVHPQPETYWGNVNPIGVRSCYDEAKRYAEAITMAYHRSRGVNTRIIRIFNTYGPRMRPDDGRVITNFVHQAMRGEPLTVYGDGSQTRSFQYIDDLVEGISRLMAALYHEPVNLGNPVEFTMLELVEAIEDVLVRRMSVEHRELPQDDPKQRQPDITVAKCVLKWTPQIELKTGLDLMLQRDAANR; encoded by the coding sequence CAGCACCGCCACCAGCGCCCCCCTGCGCATCCTGATCACCGGGAGCGCCGGCTTCGTCGGCAGCCACCTCGTGGAACGCTTCCTGAACGAAGGTCACTCCGTCATCGGTGTGGACAACTACATCAGCGGTCAGGTCAGCAACACCGACCTGTTCGTGGGGCACCCCCGTTTTACGTTCATCGAGGCGGATGTCAGTCACGGCATCCCCTACGAAGGCGAGACACTCGACTGGGTCATGCACTTCGCCAGCCCCGCCAGCCCTCCCCACTACCAGCAGTTCCCCGTCGAGACCCTAATGGTCGGCGCGCAGGGCACGCAGAACGGCCTGGAACTCGCGCACGCGCACGGTGCCGGGTTCTTCCTGGCCAGTACCAGCGAGGTGTACGGGGACCCGCACGTTCACCCGCAGCCCGAGACGTACTGGGGGAACGTGAACCCCATCGGCGTGCGCTCCTGCTACGACGAAGCCAAACGGTACGCGGAAGCGATCACCATGGCGTACCACCGCAGCCGCGGCGTGAACACCCGCATCATCCGCATCTTCAATACCTACGGCCCCCGCATGCGCCCCGACGACGGACGCGTCATCACGAACTTCGTGCACCAGGCCATGCGCGGCGAACCACTGACCGTGTACGGCGACGGCAGTCAGACCAGAAGCTTCCAGTACATCGATGATCTGGTGGAGGGCATCAGTCGCCTGATGGCAGCGCTCTACCACGAGCCGGTGAATCTCGGCAATCCGGTTGAATTCACCATGTTGGAACTGGTGGAGGCCATTGAGGATGTCCTGGTGCGCAGGATGAGCGTCGAGCACAGGGAACTGCCTCAGGACGATCCCAAGCAGCGCCAGCCAGACATCACGGTGGCCAAATGCGTCCTGAAATGGACGCCGCAGATAGAATTGAAGACTGGGCTGGATTTGATGCTTCAACGTGATGCAGCGAATCGTTAG
- a CDS encoding polysaccharide pyruvyl transferase family protein: MKATIITTVRHNVGDDFIREGVMHVLEKSLDEPIEYELIHKHMPVSTRHGFEFIRKYRVSKLVDGVLPLMPASDRVFEADVLVQSGAPVFWSHPNGPHCADNEWFEPLIERRYRRVAGQVPFFNLAAGSAQQYSSDGSEILEPFAARDRAYIQRLMSYTDALTLRDQVAQSMLLLLGYNAEVIPCSSIFSAEHMGIRAEEGEFVAINFMDGGSHFDFSGNISKDRWLNDFREFYAKVKNQEKIVFICHDEKEVKMARLVDPNARIFFSHDYGDYLRMYAQCKFGIMNRIHGCFGLASLGRPSFLIGSDSRTLMAREINLPYDYVNNVGTERLLSEFSTLQTRWPTYREEMDEIKRRALARYRAVLHYGWSR, encoded by the coding sequence TTGAAAGCAACCATCATCACTACCGTGCGTCACAACGTTGGCGACGACTTCATCCGCGAAGGCGTGATGCACGTCCTAGAAAAGTCGCTAGACGAGCCGATTGAGTACGAACTGATCCATAAGCACATGCCGGTTTCCACCCGGCACGGCTTCGAATTCATCCGTAAGTACCGGGTCTCGAAACTGGTGGACGGGGTGCTGCCATTGATGCCCGCGTCAGACCGCGTCTTCGAGGCCGACGTGCTGGTGCAAAGCGGCGCGCCGGTGTTCTGGAGTCATCCGAACGGGCCGCACTGCGCCGATAATGAGTGGTTCGAGCCACTCATTGAGCGCCGCTACCGCCGCGTCGCCGGGCAGGTGCCATTTTTCAATTTGGCTGCTGGTAGTGCTCAGCAGTACAGCAGTGACGGTAGCGAAATTCTGGAGCCTTTCGCTGCGCGGGACCGCGCCTACATCCAGCGGCTGATGAGCTACACCGACGCCCTGACGCTGCGCGACCAAGTTGCGCAGTCTATGCTGCTGCTACTGGGTTACAACGCCGAGGTCATTCCCTGCAGCTCAATCTTCTCCGCCGAGCACATGGGCATCCGTGCCGAGGAAGGCGAATTCGTGGCTATCAATTTCATGGACGGCGGTTCGCATTTCGATTTCAGCGGCAACATCAGTAAGGACCGCTGGTTAAACGACTTCCGGGAGTTCTACGCCAAGGTTAAGAATCAGGAGAAAATCGTCTTCATCTGCCACGACGAGAAGGAAGTGAAGATGGCCCGGCTCGTTGATCCGAACGCCCGTATTTTCTTCTCGCACGATTACGGCGATTATCTTCGGATGTACGCGCAGTGCAAGTTCGGCATCATGAACCGCATTCACGGCTGTTTTGGGTTGGCAAGTCTCGGACGCCCATCGTTCCTGATTGGCTCCGACAGCCGCACGCTGATGGCCCGGGAAATCAACTTGCCGTACGATTACGTCAACAACGTCGGCACTGAGCGGCTCCTGAGCGAATTCTCCACCCTTCAGACGCGCTGGCCGACCTACAGAGAGGAGATGGACGAAATCAAACGCCGAGCTCTGGCACGTTACCGCGCGGTGCTTCACTACGGCTGGAGTCGTTGA
- a CDS encoding lipopolysaccharide biosynthesis protein has product MQRIVRFIEFKPLASLLTIGDQMIFPGMLVLFSHFFITRLGIENYGLWLLAFTLGSLTPVFVMGVPDHLVRALNSRTADGLDGAPLSQEISRSVMLISGVALLLGSAFYLLRSPITALLTGQVHQAEVLGLLAPGLALRVVDLLQQALLQGRERYGTAALINILTIVLTFTAAMAAVYQGQGVRSVLLLTVAGWAAMALAKAAVNFPMMRRHWRMQAGAASGSPRTLTLIRQGTPFWVQNVSSLATSYLDRLLVSSHLGVQSLAVYTLVTQVTLLVQLVSAKAFSVHFPELVRISQGGSLMHLRRKFYSLLATSIGMGAAACLFYAVFGQDVSRILIQDGGKSSGLILLLSVHYAWLATSTAPYYLLNASGHAGMNASLGTVVALINVLLGFLGVLLYGLPGLIAAKFLGWPVAFVSRNYVHRVVLKDGGRWSFLRSLIPFATVIGTVVLFTGLQSQPLSLKLPAFLAMSAALWLLLRASHRWISVRYQEERI; this is encoded by the coding sequence ATGCAGCGAATCGTTAGATTCATCGAATTCAAACCGTTGGCCTCTCTGCTCACAATTGGCGATCAGATGATCTTTCCCGGCATGCTGGTACTGTTCAGTCACTTTTTCATCACTCGGCTGGGAATAGAAAATTATGGGCTCTGGTTGCTGGCATTCACATTGGGTAGCTTGACGCCGGTGTTTGTGATGGGGGTGCCAGACCATTTGGTGCGTGCACTGAACAGTCGGACGGCGGACGGACTGGACGGCGCGCCGCTCTCGCAGGAGATCAGCCGCAGCGTCATGCTGATCAGCGGGGTGGCGCTGCTGCTGGGTAGTGCCTTTTACCTGCTGCGCTCGCCGATCACCGCTCTACTTACCGGTCAAGTGCACCAGGCCGAGGTGCTTGGCCTGCTCGCGCCGGGTCTGGCGCTGCGGGTGGTGGATTTGCTTCAGCAGGCGCTTCTTCAGGGCAGGGAGCGGTACGGCACCGCCGCACTGATTAATATCCTGACCATCGTTCTGACTTTCACTGCGGCGATGGCTGCAGTGTACCAGGGCCAAGGCGTGCGCAGTGTCCTCTTACTGACGGTCGCTGGCTGGGCGGCGATGGCTCTGGCAAAAGCAGCTGTGAATTTCCCGATGATGCGCCGGCATTGGCGCATGCAGGCCGGCGCGGCCTCCGGCTCTCCGCGTACGCTGACCCTGATCCGTCAGGGAACGCCGTTCTGGGTCCAGAATGTTAGTAGTCTCGCCACGTCTTACCTAGACCGGCTGCTGGTTTCCAGTCACCTCGGCGTGCAGTCCCTTGCGGTCTACACACTGGTGACTCAGGTTACCCTGCTGGTGCAACTGGTGAGCGCGAAGGCGTTCAGCGTGCATTTCCCGGAACTCGTCCGCATCAGTCAGGGCGGCTCACTGATGCACCTGCGCCGGAAGTTCTACTCACTCCTGGCGACCAGCATCGGAATGGGCGCCGCTGCCTGCCTGTTCTACGCGGTATTCGGACAGGACGTCAGCCGAATCCTGATTCAGGATGGGGGCAAGAGCAGCGGGCTGATATTGTTGTTGTCTGTGCACTACGCTTGGCTGGCTACCTCCACTGCGCCGTATTACCTGCTCAACGCCAGTGGACACGCTGGGATGAACGCCAGCCTAGGCACCGTGGTCGCGCTGATCAACGTGCTGCTCGGCTTTCTGGGTGTCCTGCTCTACGGCCTGCCGGGCTTGATCGCTGCGAAGTTTCTGGGCTGGCCAGTGGCGTTTGTGTCACGCAATTACGTGCATCGTGTCGTGCTCAAGGACGGGGGCCGCTGGTCGTTTCTACGCAGCCTGATCCCCTTCGCCACTGTCATTGGTACCGTAGTGCTGTTCACCGGGCTTCAGAGCCAGCCGCTCAGTCTGAAACTGCCAGCCTTCCTCGCCATGAGCGCTGCGCTGTGGCTCTTATTGCGAGCTTCGCACCGCTGGATTTCAGTACGCTATCAGGAGGAAAGAATTTGA
- a CDS encoding HAD-IIIA family hydrolase, whose product MTERFVLLDRDGVLNVDRPDSVTSVAQLQLLPGAAQGVALLNRKGYRVLVITNQSVVGRGLLSPADLGAIHTVIQTEVGAFGGHIDAFFVCPHDRHEGCACRKPQPGLLLKAAQQYGFQLAHTDFVGDASSDIEAARRAGAEPVVVLTGKTKTPADLSVRHYRSLYDYAQCQPALITGEPAWQRKEVHPTMTLDHSIHGAVPEEFTAAGLRTMQDRFESHLSAVENLRTQLPLLQTVAQALVQCLQRGSKVLWMGNGGSASDSQHLAAELVGRFVLERRGLASVALTTDTSILTAVGNDYGFEEIFARQIEALCQPGDVVIGLSTSGNSPNVLRALQRARQLGAVTVGLTGGSGGAMATQCDHCVIVAADSTARVQECHILIGHLLCEQVDAAYTAGLLAQEAGANPGGSGA is encoded by the coding sequence GTGACTGAGAGATTTGTACTGCTCGACCGGGACGGCGTCCTCAACGTCGATCGTCCCGATTCCGTGACGTCCGTGGCGCAGTTGCAGCTGTTGCCAGGTGCGGCGCAGGGCGTCGCGCTTCTTAACCGCAAAGGCTACCGCGTACTGGTGATCACGAACCAGTCGGTGGTGGGCCGCGGCCTGCTGAGTCCGGCCGATCTCGGCGCCATCCACACAGTCATCCAGACAGAAGTGGGCGCGTTCGGTGGCCACATTGATGCTTTTTTTGTCTGTCCCCACGACCGCCACGAAGGCTGCGCGTGTCGAAAACCCCAGCCGGGCCTGCTACTGAAAGCCGCGCAGCAATATGGCTTTCAACTGGCGCACACCGACTTCGTGGGCGACGCGTCCAGCGATATCGAAGCGGCGCGCCGCGCAGGCGCAGAGCCGGTCGTGGTTCTGACCGGCAAGACCAAGACGCCCGCCGATCTGTCCGTGCGTCATTACCGCAGCTTGTACGACTATGCTCAGTGTCAGCCTGCGCTCATCACTGGTGAGCCGGCCTGGCAGCGCAAGGAGGTTCACCCTACGATGACACTCGATCATTCTATTCATGGTGCTGTTCCTGAAGAGTTCACGGCGGCCGGCCTACGCACTATGCAGGACCGCTTCGAAAGTCACTTGAGCGCCGTCGAGAACCTGCGCACCCAGTTGCCGCTGCTGCAGACGGTGGCACAGGCGCTGGTGCAGTGTCTGCAGCGTGGCAGCAAGGTACTGTGGATGGGGAATGGCGGCAGCGCCTCCGACAGCCAGCACCTCGCCGCCGAGTTGGTGGGCCGCTTTGTCTTGGAGCGGCGCGGTCTGGCATCCGTGGCACTGACCACCGACACGTCCATCCTGACAGCTGTAGGCAACGATTACGGGTTTGAGGAGATTTTCGCTCGTCAGATCGAAGCGCTGTGCCAGCCAGGCGACGTGGTGATTGGCCTATCTACCTCAGGGAACAGCCCCAACGTCTTGCGGGCCCTGCAACGCGCCCGGCAACTCGGCGCTGTGACTGTCGGCCTGACCGGCGGCAGTGGCGGCGCTATGGCGACGCAGTGTGACCACTGCGTAATCGTCGCGGCTGACAGCACCGCCCGGGTACAGGAATGTCACATTCTGATCGGCCATCTGCTGTGCGAACAGGTGGATGCAGCGTACACGGCAGGTCTGCTGGCCCAGGAAGCCGGGGCGAATCCTGGGGGCTCGGGCGCATGA